One stretch of Eggerthella lenta DSM 2243 DNA includes these proteins:
- a CDS encoding MFS transporter: MRQHTTNQTGGERRSRRLHPAWLILIACCFLQAGGMGTINNAAGIMVPAVLGDLQFSQGSFMLYFTIQGLCMTAALPVAGKLLPKVSMRVLVSVGMVAAALAFASMGQFNAVWQWYVAGAVLGVAAAFAFLLPAPVMIGNWFKKKAGLAMGIAMACSGIGGAVMNPLGGALIQSLGWRPTYAVLALIAAVLVLPFSLLVMKFKPADPRDAYGADEVEDTPASSGAETASGVSAARAVRSLAFACVFLVAGFLSLESAFLQLMPTYAGTVGLAAVAAFLPSIAMISNIVGKLVLGWLADAVGPRNATLCGFGVGVTAFALFLASNGNVGMVMVAAALFGVLTAMVTVNVPLLVRSAFGSKDYGTLFSYVSIGTSLVGSLGISVYGFLFDRFGSYDPGLMLGIGTGVASAALLLVGMAAAKRLMGAAHVRSGAVQAEEPAF, encoded by the coding sequence ATGCGGCAGCACACGACGAACCAAACAGGCGGTGAACGGCGTTCGCGCCGATTGCATCCGGCATGGCTCATCCTCATCGCCTGTTGCTTCCTGCAAGCGGGAGGCATGGGCACCATCAACAACGCGGCGGGCATCATGGTTCCCGCCGTGCTGGGCGATCTGCAGTTCTCGCAGGGCAGCTTCATGCTGTACTTCACGATCCAGGGTTTGTGCATGACGGCGGCGCTTCCCGTGGCGGGGAAGCTGTTGCCGAAGGTGAGCATGCGCGTGCTGGTGAGCGTCGGCATGGTGGCGGCCGCGCTGGCGTTCGCGTCCATGGGGCAGTTCAACGCGGTGTGGCAGTGGTACGTGGCGGGGGCGGTGCTGGGCGTGGCGGCCGCGTTCGCGTTCCTGCTGCCGGCACCCGTCATGATAGGCAACTGGTTCAAGAAGAAGGCGGGCCTTGCGATGGGCATCGCCATGGCCTGCTCGGGCATCGGCGGGGCGGTGATGAACCCGTTGGGCGGCGCGCTCATCCAATCGTTGGGATGGCGGCCCACCTATGCGGTGCTCGCCCTGATCGCAGCCGTGCTGGTGCTGCCGTTCTCGCTGCTGGTGATGAAGTTCAAGCCGGCCGACCCGCGCGATGCCTATGGAGCCGACGAGGTGGAAGACACCCCGGCGAGCAGCGGAGCCGAAACGGCGTCCGGCGTCTCGGCGGCTCGCGCCGTGCGTTCGCTGGCGTTCGCGTGCGTGTTCCTGGTTGCGGGATTCCTGTCGCTCGAGAGCGCGTTTTTGCAGCTGATGCCCACGTACGCCGGCACCGTCGGGCTCGCCGCCGTCGCAGCGTTCCTTCCTTCCATCGCCATGATCAGCAACATCGTGGGCAAGCTGGTGCTGGGGTGGCTGGCCGACGCCGTGGGGCCGCGCAACGCGACGCTGTGCGGCTTCGGCGTGGGCGTGACCGCGTTCGCGCTGTTCCTAGCCTCGAACGGCAACGTGGGGATGGTCATGGTGGCGGCCGCCTTGTTCGGCGTGCTTACGGCGATGGTGACGGTGAACGTGCCGCTGCTGGTGCGCAGCGCGTTCGGATCGAAGGATTACGGCACGCTGTTCTCGTACGTGAGCATCGGCACATCGCTGGTAGGCTCGCTGGGCATTTCGGTGTATGGGTTCCTGTTCGACCGCTTCGGCTCGTACGATCCCGGCCTGATGCTGGGCATTGGCACGGGCGTTGCGAGCGCCGCGCTGCTGCTGGTGGGTATGGCTGCGGCAAAGCGCCTGATGGGCGCCGCGCACGTGCGAAGCGGCGCGGTGCAGGCGGAGGAGCCCGCGTTCTAA
- a CDS encoding SHOCT domain-containing protein: MKILGLGVPEMLIMLMLLVPVALVVALIVVLAKRAGSQQPLPDERQRASALAYQRLSQLDDLYKRGAITEEEYALKKQECMRDL; encoded by the coding sequence ATGAAGATACTGGGTTTGGGTGTTCCGGAAATGCTCATCATGCTGATGTTGCTGGTGCCCGTCGCACTCGTGGTCGCGCTCATCGTGGTGTTGGCGAAGCGCGCCGGCAGCCAACAGCCTTTGCCCGATGAGCGCCAGCGCGCGAGCGCGCTTGCCTACCAGCGTCTTTCGCAGCTTGACGACCTGTATAAACGCGGCGCCATCACCGAAGAAGAGTACGCGTTGAAAAAGCAGGAGTGTATGCGCGATCTGTAA
- a CDS encoding YoaP domain-containing protein: protein MDPEFVNLTPENLADEHLSCIIRVRKPHPGVEAKRQWLADRLREGHVFRKLQVKDPVFIEYAPLETAWVPVLGDNYLYVYCLWAYGAGKGKGYGRALMEYCLADARVQGKSGVCLLGAKKQKAWLTDQAFARKFGFEVVDATDDGYELLALSFDGTVPRFAPHAKAQAIDSDELTIYYDFQCPYVPERIEAIRRYCEANDVPLTLIQVDSLQKAKELPGVFNNWGVFYKGKFETVNVLDTTYLKRILKK, encoded by the coding sequence ATGGATCCCGAATTCGTCAACCTAACCCCCGAGAACCTTGCCGACGAGCATCTTTCCTGCATCATTCGCGTCAGGAAGCCCCATCCCGGCGTCGAGGCGAAGCGCCAATGGCTCGCCGATCGGCTGCGCGAAGGCCATGTGTTCCGAAAGCTGCAGGTGAAAGACCCGGTTTTCATCGAGTACGCGCCGCTTGAAACGGCGTGGGTTCCCGTGCTGGGCGACAACTACCTGTACGTGTACTGCCTCTGGGCGTACGGTGCCGGCAAGGGCAAAGGCTACGGGCGCGCGCTCATGGAGTACTGCCTGGCCGACGCGCGAGTGCAAGGCAAGTCGGGCGTGTGCCTGCTGGGGGCGAAGAAGCAGAAGGCGTGGCTGACCGATCAGGCGTTCGCGCGGAAGTTCGGCTTCGAAGTGGTCGACGCTACCGACGACGGCTACGAGTTGCTGGCTCTGTCGTTCGACGGGACGGTGCCGCGGTTCGCGCCGCACGCGAAAGCCCAGGCTATCGACAGCGACGAGCTGACGATCTACTACGATTTCCAGTGCCCTTACGTGCCCGAGCGCATCGAGGCGATCCGGCGGTATTGCGAGGCGAACGACGTGCCGCTGACGCTCATCCAAGTGGATTCGCTGCAAAAGGCGAAGGAGCTGCCCGGCGTCTTTAACAACTGGGGCGTGTTCTACAAAGGGAAGTTCGAGACGGTGAACGTTCTGGATACCACGTACCTCAAGAGGATCCTCAAGAAATAG
- a CDS encoding FAD-binding protein — protein MGTTSKHSWSRRDFLKGAAAGTMSVAALGALGGCSPQQSASTASAAAADSGEAGTYDVMQELSTFNRGQNASAKAPTTPEEYIALKGDGVLSAGGGCEQLGIKPADFMLNKPAWLGDAPVVSDIADTEDCDVLVIGAGNAGTVAALRCQEEGANVFLADMQTYDEYDEYACDMACYNSKLFLDKGTPEIDTTEVFNEYMRLSRGHAHQKIVRDYAMRSGEMLDWMVGHIPAEYVEKYAKTSNYKGNDNFNGECCGQRSWPAMTQWRDEESNINMWPFVIRSVHAAFEEAGGTIKWGYQGVVLVQDGDAVTGAVFQDVDGAYHQINAKAVVVAAGDFGGNPDMRLDLSDQMRNLAWSYGNDRTDATSIGGMGRDGSGIRMCMWAGGTMEGGPRAGQAAGINGVPGFAFGGAWPCFGNDGKRFMNETMVKHGSNGYLDMLPEGQLLVNVTDANWEEYLSHQGYGHETMDRSSDYMVEEVRENMANYKTGKDGFDVRAFSRFGKEYSTVYAADTLEELAEIVGYTGEAKTNFLAEVERYNELCAKGHDDDWGCDPQNLLPIKDAPFFASFGTTGGNPSGGLCQHAAICTDGRYQVLTGEKQPIAGLYAAGNTCGQRYGIQYATPTAGNSCGSALTSGYCAAESVIEDLKA, from the coding sequence ATGGGAACCACCTCGAAGCACAGCTGGTCGCGTCGCGACTTCTTGAAGGGGGCGGCCGCCGGCACGATGAGCGTCGCCGCGCTGGGAGCGCTGGGCGGATGCTCGCCGCAGCAGTCGGCCTCCACCGCCTCGGCGGCGGCCGCCGATTCCGGCGAAGCGGGCACGTACGACGTGATGCAGGAGCTGTCGACGTTCAACCGCGGCCAGAATGCCAGCGCGAAGGCGCCTACCACGCCCGAAGAGTACATCGCCCTCAAGGGCGACGGCGTGCTGTCCGCGGGCGGCGGCTGCGAGCAGCTGGGCATCAAGCCGGCCGACTTCATGCTGAACAAGCCGGCGTGGTTGGGCGACGCGCCCGTGGTCAGCGACATCGCCGATACCGAGGACTGCGACGTGCTGGTCATCGGCGCGGGCAACGCGGGCACCGTGGCGGCGCTGCGCTGCCAGGAGGAAGGCGCGAACGTCTTCTTGGCCGATATGCAGACCTACGACGAGTACGACGAATACGCCTGCGACATGGCCTGCTACAACTCGAAGCTGTTCCTGGACAAAGGCACGCCCGAGATCGACACCACCGAGGTGTTCAACGAGTACATGCGCCTCTCGCGCGGCCATGCGCACCAGAAGATCGTGCGCGACTACGCCATGCGCTCGGGCGAGATGCTCGACTGGATGGTGGGGCACATTCCCGCCGAGTACGTGGAGAAGTATGCGAAGACCTCGAACTACAAGGGCAACGACAACTTCAACGGCGAGTGCTGCGGGCAGAGGTCGTGGCCGGCCATGACTCAGTGGCGCGACGAGGAATCCAACATCAACATGTGGCCGTTCGTCATCCGCTCGGTGCACGCGGCGTTCGAGGAAGCCGGCGGCACCATCAAGTGGGGTTACCAGGGCGTGGTGCTGGTGCAGGACGGCGACGCGGTGACCGGGGCCGTCTTCCAGGATGTCGACGGCGCGTACCACCAGATCAACGCGAAGGCCGTGGTCGTGGCGGCGGGCGACTTCGGCGGCAACCCCGACATGCGCCTCGACCTGTCCGACCAGATGCGCAACCTGGCCTGGTCGTACGGCAACGACCGCACCGACGCCACCAGCATCGGGGGCATGGGCCGCGACGGCTCGGGCATCCGCATGTGCATGTGGGCCGGCGGCACGATGGAGGGCGGCCCCCGCGCCGGCCAGGCCGCGGGCATCAACGGTGTGCCGGGCTTCGCGTTCGGCGGCGCATGGCCGTGCTTCGGCAACGACGGCAAGCGCTTCATGAACGAGACCATGGTGAAGCACGGCTCCAACGGCTACCTGGACATGCTTCCCGAGGGCCAGCTGCTGGTGAACGTGACCGACGCGAACTGGGAAGAGTACCTGTCGCACCAAGGGTACGGCCACGAGACGATGGACCGCAGCTCGGACTACATGGTGGAAGAAGTGCGCGAGAACATGGCGAACTACAAAACCGGCAAGGACGGCTTCGACGTGCGCGCCTTCTCCCGCTTCGGCAAAGAGTACTCCACGGTGTACGCTGCCGACACGCTTGAGGAGCTGGCCGAGATCGTGGGCTACACCGGCGAGGCCAAGACGAACTTTCTGGCCGAGGTGGAGCGCTACAACGAGCTGTGCGCGAAGGGCCACGACGACGACTGGGGCTGCGACCCGCAGAACCTGCTGCCCATCAAGGACGCTCCCTTCTTCGCCTCGTTCGGCACCACGGGCGGCAATCCTTCCGGCGGCCTGTGCCAGCATGCGGCCATCTGCACCGACGGCCGCTACCAGGTGCTCACCGGCGAGAAGCAGCCCATTGCGGGCCTGTACGCCGCCGGCAACACCTGTGGCCAGCGCTACGGCATCCAGTACGCCACGCCCACGGCTGGCAATAGCTGCGGTTCGGCGCTGACCTCCGGCTACTGCGCTGCCGAAAGCGTCATCGAGGACCTGAAGGCGTAA
- a CDS encoding phosphoribosylformylglycinamidine synthase, producing MVSRVYVEKKPGFDGEAKQLKEELRSLLGVGALENLRMVNRYDVEGISDELFAQCVPTVFSEPQSDIATLEMPEANGVAVFAVEYLPGQFDQRADSASECIQLISQGERPEVRSAKVYMLEGALSDEDVAAIKHYVINPIEAREASLDVRETLHLEQPVPGMVETVDGFLELDEAGLAAFIADRGLAMDLADIAFCQQYFAEEGRNPTITEIKMIDTYWSDHCRHTTFGTVLDNVAVEDEAVQAAFEKYLEMRHELGRDEKPVCLMDMGTIGARWLKAKGVLTGLDESEEINACTVKCKVDVDGEEQDWLYLFKNETHNHPTEIEPFGGAATCVGGAIRDPLSGRSYVYQAMRVTGAADPLVPVSETLPGKLPQRKLVTTAAAGYSSYGNQIGLATGQVNELYHPGYAAKRMEIGAVVGATPADHVRRETPAPGDVVVLLGGRTGRDGIGGATGSSKAHKLESLESCGAEVQKGNAPVERKIQRLFRRGDACKLIKRCNDFGAGGVSVAIGELADGLFIDLNKVPKKYDGLDGTELAISESQERMAVALAAEDVDEFIGYAHEENLEATPIATVTEEARVRMEWNGAVIVDVSRDFLNSNGAAKHQDVRVLPGGTYERTWAGDTLAERMNALVTDLNVCSNKGLSERFDSTIGAGTVLMPFGGSRQLTPAMAMVAKLPVFGETTTVSGMAWGFNPYLTEANQFTGSYIAVVESVARLVAAGFFHKDMYLTFQEYFEKLRDEPERWGKPAAAVLGALMAQVDLGIGSIGGKDSMSGSFEQLDVPPTLVSFATAIGSVDRATSPEFKQAGSRVVRIAPASYDGVTPDAAGLVEAFELVERLIGDGAALAVSTPGYGATAEALFKMSVGNGIGVKLTDSVTADELFAPSYGSFLVELAPCVELPHASDVVRVDEVGETTEAYEFAACGEVIDLVGLQEAWEGHLESVFPYRAEGDAVETVSFTSAAPLVYNGTIARPRVIIPVFPGNNCEYDSARAFEQAGAVAETLIINNLTPDKVAESTEALVKAIENSQIIMIPGGFSGGDEPDGSAKFITAFFRAPAVTEAVRDLLQNRDGLMLGICNGFQALVKLGLVPFGDIRPMDEECPTLTFNTIGRHQSRLVRTRVASNLSPWLSRCEVGDIHTVPVSHGEGRFVASPELAAQLAANGQIATQYVDEQGVPSMSLDVNPNGSVLAIEGITSPDGRILGKMGHSERRGYGLYQNVPGDRYQQLFEGGVGYFTD from the coding sequence ATGGTTTCTCGTGTCTACGTGGAGAAGAAGCCCGGCTTCGACGGGGAGGCGAAGCAGCTGAAAGAGGAGCTGCGCAGCCTGCTGGGCGTCGGCGCGCTTGAGAATCTCCGCATGGTGAATCGCTACGACGTGGAGGGGATCTCGGACGAGCTGTTCGCTCAGTGCGTGCCCACCGTGTTCAGCGAGCCGCAGTCCGACATCGCGACGCTGGAGATGCCCGAGGCGAACGGGGTGGCGGTGTTCGCCGTGGAGTACCTTCCCGGCCAGTTCGACCAGCGCGCCGATTCTGCAAGCGAATGCATCCAGCTGATCAGCCAGGGCGAGCGCCCCGAGGTGCGCAGCGCGAAGGTGTACATGCTGGAGGGCGCGCTGTCCGACGAGGACGTCGCCGCCATCAAGCACTACGTGATCAACCCCATCGAAGCGCGCGAGGCGTCGCTTGATGTGCGCGAGACGCTGCACCTGGAACAGCCCGTGCCGGGCATGGTGGAGACGGTGGACGGGTTCCTGGAGCTGGACGAGGCGGGCCTGGCGGCGTTCATCGCCGACCGCGGCCTGGCCATGGACCTGGCCGACATCGCGTTCTGCCAGCAGTACTTCGCCGAAGAGGGGCGCAACCCCACCATCACCGAAATCAAGATGATCGACACGTACTGGTCCGATCACTGCCGCCACACCACGTTCGGCACCGTGCTGGACAACGTGGCAGTGGAGGACGAGGCCGTGCAGGCCGCGTTCGAGAAGTACCTTGAGATGCGCCACGAGCTGGGCCGCGACGAGAAGCCGGTGTGCCTCATGGACATGGGCACCATCGGCGCGCGCTGGCTGAAGGCGAAGGGCGTGCTGACCGGCCTCGACGAGTCCGAGGAGATCAACGCCTGCACCGTGAAGTGCAAGGTGGACGTGGACGGCGAAGAGCAGGACTGGCTGTACCTGTTCAAGAACGAGACGCACAACCATCCTACCGAAATCGAGCCGTTCGGCGGCGCAGCCACCTGCGTGGGCGGCGCCATCCGCGACCCCTTGTCGGGCCGCAGCTACGTCTACCAGGCCATGCGCGTGACGGGCGCGGCCGACCCGCTGGTTCCCGTGAGCGAGACGCTGCCGGGCAAGCTGCCGCAGCGCAAGCTGGTGACCACCGCGGCCGCGGGCTACTCTTCGTACGGCAACCAGATCGGCTTGGCAACCGGCCAGGTGAACGAGCTGTACCATCCCGGCTACGCCGCGAAGCGCATGGAGATCGGCGCCGTGGTGGGCGCCACGCCGGCCGACCACGTGCGTCGCGAGACGCCCGCTCCGGGCGACGTGGTGGTGCTGCTGGGCGGCCGCACGGGCCGCGACGGCATCGGCGGCGCCACGGGCTCCTCGAAGGCGCACAAGCTGGAATCGCTCGAGAGCTGCGGCGCCGAGGTGCAGAAGGGCAACGCGCCCGTGGAGCGCAAGATCCAGCGCCTGTTCCGTCGGGGCGACGCCTGCAAGCTGATCAAGCGCTGCAACGACTTCGGCGCGGGCGGCGTGTCCGTGGCCATCGGCGAGCTGGCCGACGGCCTGTTCATCGACCTCAACAAGGTGCCGAAGAAGTACGACGGCCTTGACGGCACCGAGCTGGCCATCTCCGAGAGCCAGGAGCGCATGGCCGTTGCCCTGGCGGCCGAGGACGTGGACGAGTTCATCGGCTACGCGCACGAGGAGAACCTCGAAGCAACCCCCATCGCCACGGTGACGGAGGAGGCGCGCGTGCGCATGGAGTGGAACGGCGCCGTCATCGTGGACGTGAGCCGCGACTTCCTCAACAGCAACGGCGCGGCGAAGCACCAGGACGTGCGCGTGCTGCCGGGTGGAACGTACGAGCGCACCTGGGCGGGCGACACGCTGGCCGAGCGCATGAACGCGCTGGTCACCGACTTGAACGTGTGCTCGAACAAGGGCCTGTCCGAGCGCTTCGACTCCACCATCGGCGCGGGCACGGTGCTCATGCCGTTCGGCGGGTCGCGCCAGCTGACGCCGGCGATGGCCATGGTGGCGAAGCTGCCCGTGTTCGGCGAGACCACCACGGTCAGCGGCATGGCCTGGGGCTTCAACCCCTACCTCACCGAGGCGAACCAGTTCACCGGCTCGTACATCGCCGTGGTGGAGAGCGTGGCGCGCCTCGTGGCCGCCGGCTTCTTCCACAAGGACATGTACCTGACGTTCCAGGAGTACTTCGAGAAGCTGCGCGACGAGCCCGAGCGCTGGGGCAAGCCCGCCGCCGCCGTGCTGGGCGCGCTGATGGCGCAGGTGGACCTGGGTATCGGCTCCATCGGCGGCAAGGACTCCATGTCGGGCAGTTTCGAGCAGCTGGACGTGCCGCCCACGCTGGTGTCGTTCGCCACGGCCATCGGCTCGGTGGATCGCGCGACGTCGCCCGAGTTCAAGCAGGCGGGCAGCCGCGTGGTGCGCATCGCGCCCGCGTCGTACGACGGTGTCACGCCCGACGCCGCCGGCTTGGTGGAGGCGTTCGAGCTGGTGGAGCGCTTGATCGGCGACGGTGCGGCGCTGGCCGTGTCCACGCCGGGATACGGCGCGACGGCTGAGGCTCTGTTCAAGATGAGCGTGGGCAACGGCATCGGCGTGAAGCTGACTGATTCGGTGACGGCCGACGAGCTGTTCGCCCCGTCGTACGGCAGCTTCCTCGTGGAGCTGGCTCCGTGCGTGGAGCTGCCGCATGCGTCCGACGTCGTGCGCGTGGACGAGGTGGGCGAGACGACCGAGGCCTACGAGTTCGCCGCCTGCGGCGAGGTCATCGACCTGGTCGGGTTGCAGGAAGCGTGGGAGGGCCACCTCGAGTCGGTGTTCCCGTACCGCGCCGAGGGCGATGCCGTGGAAACGGTGTCCTTCACCAGTGCCGCGCCGCTGGTGTACAACGGCACCATCGCGCGCCCGCGCGTCATCATCCCCGTGTTCCCGGGCAACAACTGCGAGTACGATTCGGCGCGCGCCTTCGAGCAGGCGGGAGCTGTGGCCGAGACGCTCATCATCAACAATCTGACCCCCGACAAGGTGGCCGAGAGCACCGAGGCGCTGGTGAAGGCCATCGAGAACAGCCAGATCATCATGATCCCCGGCGGGTTCTCCGGCGGCGACGAGCCCGACGGCTCGGCCAAGTTCATCACGGCGTTCTTCCGCGCTCCGGCCGTCACCGAAGCGGTGCGCGACCTGCTGCAGAACCGCGACGGCCTCATGCTGGGCATCTGCAACGGTTTCCAGGCGCTCGTGAAGTTGGGTCTCGTGCCGTTCGGCGACATCCGCCCCATGGACGAGGAGTGCCCCACGCTCACGTTCAACACCATCGGTCGTCATCAGAGCCGTCTGGTGCGCACGCGCGTGGCATCGAACCTGTCGCCGTGGCTGAGCCGCTGCGAGGTGGGCGACATCCATACGGTGCCCGTGAGCCACGGCGAGGGCCGCTTCGTCGCGTCGCCCGAGCTGGCGGCCCAGTTGGCTGCGAACGGCCAGATCGCCACGCAGTACGTGGACGAGCAGGGCGTGCCGTCGATGAGCCTTGACGTGAACCCGAACGGATCGGTACTGGCCATCGAGGGCATCACCAGCCCCGACGGCCGCATCCTCGGCAAGATGGGCCACAGCGAGCGCCGCGGCTACGGTCTGTACCAGAACGTCCCCGGCGACCGCTACCAGCAGCTGTTCGAGGGCGGCGTGGGTTACTTCACGGACTAG
- a CDS encoding Mbeg1-like protein: MNILDYLGTEFASFEEKPFNPVDSAALSQFCMVRAEGIVPPLRERKAFGRLGTIVKNLLSPSGRPAHFLDTLRAEHYEHMFSGLIPGRVKENMLALAASPRFRDMVIRDYLSLFDTERQTQFAAMTFVYKKEFAYVGFRGTDTSITGWRENFNMCYTAPVPAQEQAARYLEAVAPHLPRRLFVGGHSKGANLALYAALNASAAVQDRIERVYTHDGPGFKAGAFSPDDWRKLDGRIHRTVPQDSVIGMLMESHTPPLVVHSTERGLLQHSPFSWEVDGDDFVYLDNLTENARFTDALLTEWLARYSDEEAAAIVDALFKAVEASGAQNATEVFFGGAKTVALLSEAAKNIDGTARETLVGALGSLAELAGHRVTQGIVERIVPKKKARS; this comes from the coding sequence ATGAACATTCTCGACTATCTCGGCACGGAGTTCGCCTCATTCGAGGAAAAGCCGTTCAACCCGGTCGATTCGGCGGCGCTTTCCCAGTTCTGCATGGTGCGCGCCGAAGGGATCGTGCCGCCGCTGCGCGAGCGCAAGGCGTTCGGCAGGCTCGGCACCATCGTGAAGAACCTGCTATCCCCTTCGGGACGCCCCGCCCACTTCCTCGATACATTGCGTGCCGAACACTATGAGCATATGTTCTCGGGCCTCATCCCTGGCCGCGTGAAGGAAAATATGCTGGCACTCGCCGCCAGCCCGCGGTTTCGCGACATGGTCATCCGCGATTACCTCAGCCTGTTCGATACCGAGCGGCAGACGCAGTTCGCCGCCATGACGTTCGTCTACAAGAAGGAATTCGCCTACGTGGGCTTCCGCGGAACCGACACGTCCATCACCGGCTGGCGCGAGAACTTCAACATGTGCTACACCGCGCCCGTGCCCGCCCAGGAGCAAGCCGCGCGCTACCTGGAGGCCGTAGCGCCGCACCTGCCTCGCCGGCTGTTCGTGGGCGGCCACTCGAAGGGCGCCAACCTCGCGCTGTACGCCGCGCTGAACGCGTCCGCCGCTGTGCAGGACCGCATCGAGCGCGTGTACACGCACGACGGCCCCGGTTTCAAAGCGGGCGCGTTCTCGCCCGATGATTGGAGAAAGCTGGACGGCCGCATCCACCGCACCGTCCCGCAGGACTCCGTCATCGGTATGCTCATGGAGTCGCACACCCCGCCGCTCGTGGTGCACAGCACCGAGCGCGGCCTTTTGCAGCACAGCCCGTTCTCGTGGGAGGTCGACGGCGACGATTTCGTCTACCTCGACAACCTCACCGAAAACGCCCGGTTCACCGACGCGCTGCTCACCGAATGGCTGGCGCGCTACTCCGACGAGGAAGCGGCGGCCATCGTCGACGCGCTGTTCAAAGCCGTCGAGGCCTCGGGCGCCCAGAACGCCACCGAGGTCTTCTTCGGCGGGGCGAAAACGGTGGCCCTGCTGAGCGAGGCGGCCAAGAACATCGACGGGACCGCTCGCGAAACCCTGGTCGGCGCCCTCGGCTCGCTTGCCGAGCTGGCAGGCCACCGCGTCACCCAGGGCATCGTCGAACGCATCGTCCCGAAGAAAAAAGCGCGCTCTTAG
- a CDS encoding helix-turn-helix transcriptional regulator, with protein MESAQQHDSKQASPAPVSFKPALLGAGLLFSVFLNAIRFFSEHGTGATPSLHPFAVYAGWGLTGAGIVLAALAMLAKRADRRTPDLTRTAPLVTGACLVAIGVQFMLPLYTQLTLPFAEPAMFGLAFGAGLAMLATAWGSVFARLEPENLLFNSAWGIVAAAVVHFAAEPLSPSPIGLALIACSLVTSVALLFVARTFNDETAAPHPAGAESASEDDHRIRLRKAAAILWMPLVGACITCFIFGLTWDPVISSEQMRLPDPLGAWKSLIGPSLLAIVVALFVLRKANSSPLRLLNQAVYPIAVALLLALPVISSDSDVAAGIIDVLTQASFAVIALAIWCSMASAVRSVPFAATFVFPACLALLALAFVAGLCGIAVIGTDGRTICLIMLTVYLALIAISFAQGSRQREGRRTEPHGADDSRTYIHRRCDTLAAERGLSPREREVLYYLGRGYNHGYVAEKLYISENTVRTHVRHIYAKLAINSREELLAMIDDETPRG; from the coding sequence ATGGAAAGCGCGCAACAACACGACTCGAAGCAGGCGTCTCCGGCGCCCGTCTCGTTCAAGCCCGCGCTGCTGGGCGCGGGACTGCTGTTCTCCGTCTTCCTCAATGCGATCCGCTTCTTTTCTGAGCACGGAACGGGCGCGACGCCCTCGCTGCACCCCTTCGCGGTGTACGCCGGCTGGGGGCTGACGGGCGCGGGCATCGTGCTCGCCGCGCTGGCCATGTTGGCCAAGCGCGCAGATCGACGCACGCCCGACCTCACCCGCACGGCGCCTCTGGTGACAGGCGCCTGCCTGGTCGCCATCGGAGTGCAGTTCATGCTGCCGCTGTACACGCAGCTGACGCTGCCGTTCGCCGAGCCCGCCATGTTCGGCCTGGCGTTCGGAGCGGGACTTGCCATGCTCGCCACGGCGTGGGGCTCGGTGTTCGCGCGGCTCGAACCGGAGAATTTGCTGTTCAACAGCGCATGGGGCATCGTGGCGGCAGCAGTCGTCCATTTCGCGGCCGAGCCGCTTTCCCCCTCTCCCATCGGGTTGGCGCTGATCGCATGCTCGCTTGTCACATCGGTGGCGCTGCTGTTCGTCGCCCGCACGTTCAACGACGAGACTGCGGCACCGCACCCCGCCGGCGCCGAAAGCGCAAGCGAGGATGACCATCGCATCCGGCTGCGCAAGGCAGCCGCCATATTGTGGATGCCCCTCGTAGGGGCGTGCATCACCTGCTTCATCTTCGGGCTCACCTGGGATCCCGTCATCTCGAGCGAGCAGATGCGCCTGCCCGATCCGCTGGGAGCGTGGAAATCGCTCATCGGGCCGTCGCTGCTGGCCATCGTCGTCGCGCTGTTCGTGCTGCGCAAGGCAAACTCGTCGCCGCTCAGATTGCTCAACCAGGCCGTGTATCCCATCGCCGTGGCGCTTCTGCTCGCGCTGCCCGTCATCAGCTCCGACAGCGATGTCGCAGCGGGTATCATCGACGTGCTCACCCAGGCCAGCTTCGCGGTGATCGCGCTGGCCATCTGGTGCAGCATGGCCAGCGCCGTCCGCAGCGTGCCCTTTGCCGCCACGTTCGTATTCCCGGCCTGTCTCGCGCTGCTAGCGCTCGCGTTCGTGGCCGGCCTGTGCGGCATCGCCGTCATCGGCACCGACGGCCGCACGATCTGTCTCATCATGCTCACCGTGTACCTGGCGCTCATCGCCATATCGTTCGCGCAAGGCTCGCGGCAGCGCGAAGGCCGGCGCACCGAGCCTCACGGCGCGGACGACTCGCGCACGTACATCCACCGCCGCTGCGACACGCTGGCAGCCGAACGGGGGCTGTCGCCGCGCGAGCGCGAGGTGCTGTACTACCTGGGACGAGGCTACAATCACGGCTATGTGGCCGAGAAGCTCTACATCTCCGAGAACACCGTGCGCACCCACGTGCGCCACATCTACGCGAAGCTCGCCATCAACTCGCGCGAGGAGCTACTCGCCATGATCGACGACGAAACGCCGAGAGGTTGA